Genomic segment of Juglans microcarpa x Juglans regia isolate MS1-56 chromosome 7S, Jm3101_v1.0, whole genome shotgun sequence:
aaaaaaaaaaaaaagttatccaATTTCTTTGCGTGTGTCCGAAACACATTTTCTCaatcctctctttctttcttatcGGATAGAGAAAATGTGTCCGCTGAGGCTGATTTTGATCTTCCTCTCCGCCACTATAGCCGGCTTCTTTGTCCTCAGAAACCTCAAATCCGATCACCCTCCACAAGATCAGGTGGCCGGCACCGAAAACGACGACGTTGTAAAGGATCCCATCCACAAAAACCATCACTCATTCAAGGTCTCCGCCATTCTCtcgatttctttccttttccttccctTCAAAGACTTTTACTTCcatttcttttgcctttttattCGTCTTTTGTTTTATACTTTTGAATTTGGGGTTTTGCAGGCCTGTTCAGCATTCTGGACCTTTGTGGACATGGCCAGTGGTCGCTACCTCTGGAGGCATTTGGTTTCTCCGTCTTTTAAGCGATCCGATTAATCCGCGTCAATGAGCGCACTGCCACTTTGTATTCTCTGTAGGTACAAGGCCAAACCATAATTTGCCTCTGTGCTGTTCatgtttgtattattttgaaaacaatgtATCCTTGTTAGTATATGGGAAGTTGTAATCCAAGTTTACGAATTCCTGACTTACTGGGTTCTATGCCCTTGTAGTGATTGTAATATGGTTTCTTTCTATTGAGAATTTGCTAATCCTTCTCTTAAATTACGTGCGGTTCATGACATAAAGAAAGTTGGACCGTGGCTATGTCAGAAAGCAAGCCTGCAATTACACATTTACTGTTATTGCATAGTGAAAGCATAGGACACAACATTTTCTTGATTACCTTATCAGATAGAGTAATTTCCATTCAATGTGTAGCAGGATCTTGAGAGGGTAGTCCTGTGTTTTTTCAGCTTCTTATAGTGTTGACATCGGTTTTCAATCTTGCTTTTATTATGGAACAAGGGAGAAACAGATTGAAAT
This window contains:
- the LOC121240466 gene encoding uncharacterized protein LOC121240466, with amino-acid sequence MCPLRLILIFLSATIAGFFVLRNLKSDHPPQDQVAGTENDDVVKDPIHKNHHSFKACSAFWTFVDMASGRYLWRHLVSPSFKRSD